Below is a window of Camelina sativa cultivar DH55 chromosome 11, Cs, whole genome shotgun sequence DNA.
ACACAAGCGAAAGATTTGATAAGGTGAGAAATTTGCACATTCTATAGTCCTTATACGATGAGGTCAAATTGTTTGATTATTAACCGTTTATATTTGAATGAATTCTGCTACAGATGGGACTAAGGCAAATACGAGAGAACTGTGTGCAACCGAATGGCGACACTCTAAGATCGTTTACATTTTGCAGAATGACTGAGAAGATCTTTAGGGTCGAGAACTGGAACAACTTTGTCCCTTTCATTAGACAGATGAGTGCAGATATGTAAAAACAGTCACCACTGTTGTGTTACAGAATTGATCTTTCCTCACCATATTGCTTTTTCAGATATGTGATGAGGAGAACTAATCAAATCAGGAATTGTTATatgatatctctctctctttctatttttcatttGTCAACTTTCTTGTAGGAACCTTTTTCAATGGATCAAAAAGTTACATTGTATGTTTTGATTATCAGAAACAGATCCAATACAGAGAAAGTTACAATCACAGCATATGtgttacatacaaaacatatcATTTGTTCTTACATCAAAGGACTTGTCTATCAGCAGCCTCAGCAACAAGGGGCAACCTGGGGGTGAGACCAAACAAGCAAGCAGAGAATCCATAGATCAAAGAGACaagcaagaagaggaagacagtGCTGTCCAAACTCATCACCACATCTAAACCAAACCCATCTTTAGGATTGAAGCTCCTCTCAAGCAAATCCGGGAAAATCAACAGCACATCAAGCACAATCGCCTGCATCGTGTTGAACCTAACGTACCTGCTGAAGTTAGGGTTCCTCACGACGACGAAGTAGAGAGTGATGAAGACAAGAAACCCATTGAAAGGGAAGCTCTTGAAAGCCCTGATGGCAGGAAACAAAGGTTGAATGAGAATCTGGAAAGGTTGGTACTGTGTGATAATGAATTTACCATATTGAATCCCATCGAAGAATGGGTAGAAGTAACAGACGGCCGAGATTATCCGATCTGATGCGTCGACTGAATCATCACCCTTGGATTGGAGTACGAGTGTGGCGGTTCTGTCCTTGGAAAGTCTAGATTTTGGGAATTGGGTATTAGGGTTTAAAGGGAGTAAAGAACGACGACCGGTTAGGGTTAGAGTTCCGGTGAGAGATGGCAATGGAGCAAGAAGCTGAGATATTGccattttgctctgtttctgtttcacTTCACACAAAACAGGAAGAGAGCCTAACACATGATGAGAggataaaataaactaaacttcACGCTGTTTATATGTTGTGGCNctctttctatttttcatttGTCAACTTTCTTGTAGGAACCTTTTTCAATGGATCAAAAAGTTACATTGTATGTTTTGATTATCAGAAACAGATCCAATACAGAGAAAGTTACAATCACAGCATATGtgttacatacaaaacatatcATTTGTTCTTACATCAAAGGACTTGTCTATCAGCAGCCTCAGCAACAAGGGGCAACCTGGGGGTGAGACCAAACAAGCAAGCAGAGAATCCATAGATCAAAGAGACaagcaagaagaggaagacagtGCTGTCCAAACTCATCACCACATCTAAACCAAACCCATCTTTAGGATTGAAGCTCCTCTCAAGCAAATCCGGGAAAATCAACAGCACATCAAGCACAATCGCCTGCATCGTGTTGAACCTAACGTACCTGCTGAAGTTAGGGTTCCTCACGACGACGAAGTAGAGAGTGATGAAGACAAGAAACCCATTGAAAGGGAAGCTCTTGAAAGCCCTGATGGCAGGAAACAAAGGTTGAATGAGAATCTGGAAAGGTTGGTACTGTGTGATAATGAATTTACCATATTGAATCCCATCGAAGAATGGGTAGAAGTAACAGACGGCCGAGATTATCCGATCTGATGCGTCGACTGAATCATCACCCTTGGATTGGAGTACGAGTGTGGCGGTTCTGTCCTTGGAAAGTCTAGATTTTGGGAATTGGGTATTAGGGTTTAAAGGGAGTAAAGAACGACGACCGGTTAGGGTTAGAGTTCCGGTGAGAGATGGCAATGGAGCAAGAAGCTGAGATATTGccattttgctctgtttctgtttcacTTCACACAAAACAGGAAGAGAGCCTAACACATGATGAGAggataaaataaactaaacttcACGCTGTTTATATGTTGTGGCTTTAAAATGTGTGCCGTCTTCTTACCATTTTAACGGACGAAACAGACGCACGATGCGGCAGCCATGTGTGCTGTTTGAGGACACAAAGTATAAACTACATGACATGTTAACGATTCTTTTCAAACGGCACGTAGTTAGTATAAATGAGGTAAACAACAATTTAATAGCCTCAGTTATtgttatagtttttgttttataaaaatcaaatccacCGGTATAAAACGGCGTAATGTCTTCGTAATGTATTGGACCCAATCCCTTCAATTTTCACCTAATTTAACTTACCTCCGTATTTATTTTGTAGCGCACTTAATTGTCgcttgcatatatatatttgaacaaaTTATAAACATAACGTTCTTCATAGTGAAACTGTTAGTAATTTCTAACCTCTTTTTAACACAATAAAATGTCAATTGTATtaacaattttcttatttttcttaaacgTTTCTTATGCGTTTGCCTTTGCTGTTCCTAAACCGCCAATCGTTAGGCAACTATCAACATCAGTGCCGTCAAACTCAACAGAGTCTTCTTGCTCATCAGCAAATGGAAATGTAATCGACGAGTGTTGGAGATGCGACGAGAAGTGGAAGGACAACCGCAGAAACCTCGCGGATTGCGCGGTTGGATTCGGACGCGATGCAACAGGCGGTAGAGCTGGCGAGTACTATATCGTCACTGATTCAGGAGACGACAATCCTCTAAACCCATCTCCAGGTACGCTACGGTACGGTGCAACACAAGATCAACCTCTATGGATTATTTTTGATCGAGACATGGTAATTAAACTAAAACAAGATCTCCAAGTAGCATCGTATAAAACCATTGACGGTAGAGGAAACAACGTGCAAATAGGTTACGGTCCGTGTTTAACTTTATATAAAGttagtaatataattataaacaatCTTTATATACACGATTGTGTACCTACCAAACGGTCGTTGGGAGGATACTCGGATGGAGATGGGATCTCGATATTCGAGTCTCGGGATATTTGGATTGATCATTGTACGTTAGAGAGATGTTACGATGGGCTTATTGATGCGGTGAATGGATCCACGGATATAACGATTTCGAATANNNNNNNNNNNNNNNNNNNNNNNNNNNNNNNNNNNNNNNNNNNNNNNNNNNNNNNNNNNNNNNNNNNNNNNNNNNNNNNNNNNNNNNNNNNNNNNNNNNNNNNNNNNNNNNNNNNNNNNNNNNNNNNNNNNNNNNNNNNNNNNNNNNNNNNNNNNNNNNNNNNNNNNNNNNNNNNNNNNNNNNNNNNNNNNNNNNNNNNNNNNNNNNNNNNNNNNNNNNNNNNNNNNNNNNNNNNNNNNNNNNNNNNNNNNNNNNNNNNNNNNNNNNNNNNNNNNNNNNNNNNNNNNNNNNNNNNNNNNNNNNNNNNNNNNNNNNNNNNNNNNNNNNNNNNNNNNNNNNNNNNNNNNNNNNNNNNNNNNNNNNNNNNNNNNNNNNNNNNNNNNNNNNNNNNNNNNNNNNNNNNNNNNNNNNNNNNNNNNNNNNNNNNNNNNNNNNNNNNNNNNNNNNNNNNNNNNNNNNNNNNNNNNNNNNNNNNNNNNNNNNNNNNNNNNNNNNNNNNNNNNNNNNNNNNNNNNNNNNNNNNNNNNNNNNNNNNNNNNNNNNNNNNNNNNNNNNNNNNNNNNNNNNNNNNNNNNNNNNNNNNNNNNNNNNNNNNNNNNNNNNNNNNNNNNNNNNNNNNNNNNNNNNNNNNNNNN
It encodes the following:
- the LOC104726119 gene encoding protein TIC 20-v, chloroplastic-like produces the protein MAISQLLAPLPSLTGTLTLTGRRSLLPLNPNTQFPKSRLSKDRTATLVLQSKGDDSVDASDRIISAVCYFYPFFDGIQYGKFIITQYQPFQILIQPLFPAIRAFKSFPFNGFLVFITLYFVVVRNPNFSRYVRFNTMQAIVLDVLLIFPDLLERSFNPKDGFGLDVVMSLDSTVFLFLLVSLIYGFSACLFGLTPRLPLVAEAADRQVL